A stretch of Ipomoea triloba cultivar NCNSP0323 chromosome 13, ASM357664v1 DNA encodes these proteins:
- the LOC116001760 gene encoding AMSH-like ubiquitin thioesterase 3: MSTAGKPINIPEATRKLEVDNRVSLRYYYRIADNLLQEANIHRDMKNVVDLYIVLLKFSSLLSETIPCHKDFTRSNKPEKDYYKKKLLLALNELETLRLEVEPKISRLNKAYASNEPVPGLTDDQQATQGRLSAVTVNVPQTSRQQTCSSNMKGERWVGSSLVIDSFSPKTEKVSSREDGRGSTSSSSSSSSACCVVCFEGGIEGACVPCGHMAGCMACLNEIKAQNWGCPVCRTPIQQVLRLYAV; the protein is encoded by the exons ATGAGCACGGCGGGGAAGCCGATCAACATACCGGAAGCAACTCGAAAACTCGAGGTTGACAATCGAGTGTCTCTCCGCTATTATTATCGGATCGCCGATAACCTTCTCCAAGAG GCAAATATACATCGGGACATGAAGAATGTGGTAGATCTTTATATTGTGCTTCTTAAATTTTCAAG TCTTCTATCAGAAACTATACCCTGCCATAAAGATTTCACACGCTCAAATAAACCAGAAAAAGATTACTACAAGAAG AAATTGTTGCTAGCATTAAATGAGTTGGAGACTTTGAGACTGGAAGTGGAACCAAAAATTTCTCGACTGAACAAAGCATATGCTTCGAATGAACCTGTTCCAGGCCTCACAGATGATCAGCAG GCAACGCAGGGAAGATTATCAGCGGTTACGGTGAATGTTCCCCAGACTAGCAGGCAACAAACATGCTCCAGTAACATGAAGGGGGAAAGGTGGGTGGGTTCTTCTTTGGTAATTGATTCATTTTCGCCGAAAACAGAAAAGGTTTCGAGCAGAGAAGATGGAAGGGGGAGTACTAGtagttcttcttcatcatcatcagcatGCTGTGTGGTGTGCTTTGAGGGAGGAATAGAGGGAGCTTGTGTGCCGTGTGGGCATATGGCTGGATGCATGGCATGTTTGAATGAGATCAAAGCCCAGAACTGGGGTTGCCCTGTCTGTCGCACTCCAATCCAGCAGGTTTTGCGTTTGTATGCTGTTTGA